AGCATAGTAAATGTAGATTGGTAAATATGTGATTAAGAGATCATCCTGGACGATCCGTTCTAAAGTGGTCAGGTCATTTTAGCTAATAATGGAAAACTAGATTTTGGTCTTTAAACTGATAATAATTCTTTACAGGTCTAATGTTCTGGCTGAGGGCTTTGTTCCTTTTCTCTAAAGCTGATGTTGTTGTCTTGAGGTGCTGGCAAACACACTGTCAGGGTCACGTGAATTGTACTTAAAACTGAATTCGATCGTCAATAAAGCTGATCTGATGGCTTAAGTTCGGCGTTCTATTCTCTTAAAGCTAATTTGTTTTTGATGTGATGAGTTCTGGCACACAAAATACAGGGTCACAATGTTATCTTCGTATAGTCGTAACCTTCGCTGTTACGGTTTTGGAATTATTTCTGAAGATTACGAAAAATGCATCAATTCTGATTTTTTTTATTTGAGAGAATTATGTTATATTATTAACCCGCATTCAAGGATTTTTTTTCTTCGTATCTTGCCGCCTTATGGACCAGTATTTATCTTTATTACAACATATCATAGATCAGGGAGTAGTTAAAACGGATCGTACCGGCACCGGTACTACCAGCGTATTTGGCTATCAGATGCGCTTTAACCTCCAGGAAGGCTTTCCTGTGGTGACAACCAAGAAACTGCACCTGAAATCTATCATTTACGAGTTATTGTGGTTTTTAAAGGGAGATACCAATATCGCTTACCTGAAAGAACATGGCGTAAGCATCTGGGACGAATGGGCAAATGCCGATGGCGATCTCGGACCTGTTTACGGCAAACAGTGGCGCAGCTGGGAGTCACACGATGGTAAAGTGATCGATCAGATCACCGAAGCGGTAAATACCATCAAAAAGAACCCCGACTCCCGCAGGATCATCGTAAATGCCTGGAATGTGGGCGACCTGCCAGACATGGCGTTAAGCCCCTGCCACTGCCTCTTCCAGTTTTATGTGACGCCTCCTGATACAGCCAAAGGCGAAACCCGTGGTAAACTCAGCTGTCAGCTCTACCAGCGTAGTGCCGACGTTTTCTTGGGTGTCCCTTTCAATATCGCATCCTATGCGCTGCTCACCATGATGATGGCGCAGGTATGCGACCTGGATGCAGGCGATTTTGTACATACCTTCGGAGATGTACATCTCTACAGCAACCACATGGAACAGGCACAACTGCAGCTTACCCGCCAGCCGTTTCCATTACCAACAATGAAAATCAATCCGGACGTGAAAGATATCTTCGCATTTAAATTCGAAGACTTCGAATTGCAGAATTATCAGTTTCACCCGGCTATTAAAGCTCCTGTAGCAGTATAATCATCGCTTATGAAAACCATCTCAATTATTGTTGCCGCGGCAGAAAACAACGCCATCGGTATCAACAACCAGTTGCCATGGCGACTCCCGGACGATCTGAAGTATTTCAAAAATACAACTACAGGTAAGCCCATTATCATGGGACGTAAAACCTTTGAATCGCTGGGCAAGCCCCTGCCTAACCGTCCGAATATCGTGATCACCAGGCAGCCGGACTATGAACCGCAAGGCGTTATCGTGGTTGATTCCCTGCAGGCAGCCCTGGACTCGGCCAATACCTTCGAAGGCTCCGAACTCTTTATCACAGGGGGCGCACAGATTTTTGATATCGCTATGCCACTGGTGCAAAGGATCTACCTGACACGGGTATACGCAGTCGTAGAAGGGGATGCATTCTTCCCGGAAATTGATGGAAATATCTGGAAACTCGTTAGTGAAGACCGCCGCGAGGCCGATGAGAAAAATCAATATCCTTTTGCTTTCCAGATCTGGGAAAGAAGATAAGTAATAACTATTTAAAGATAACAGTACCCAGCCCCTGGGTCAGTTCTTTCTCGAGCTGCTTCAGGTGCTGGTGTAACTCCATACAACGCTTAATCTCCTCATAATCACTCAGTCTGCCAGCTTCTTCCTGGTTTTCTACCAGCATCTTTTTTATCTTCCTTAAAATCAAATAGTTACTGGTAGAAATCGTGTCTTTTAAGTACGCATTATCACCATATACGGTGTCAATTTCAAACCTTTCCTTCCAGTTCAGGCTCAAATCAGCTTCCCTGTCTTCCAGGATGAGGGCAATGTTTTTGGAGAGGTCCTGGTCTTCATGGTACAGGAACCATTTTTTATCAGGAATATTTCCTTCGTCGTAAATGCGTTTGTATTCGCGGAGAATACGTTTTACCAGCTCACTGTCTACCAATGATTCAAAATCATAGGGAAGATGAAATACATAGTCTGCTACCGTATTCTGTGCTTCGTCACTGAAAGGCTTATCGCCGAAGCGCAGGAGTATTTTTACCAGTTCTTTCTCCTGTTTTTCATCTTTGTTGAAGAGATTCTCGGCAGTATAGCCGGCTTCTGCTTCGGCCATGGCTTCCATGGCTGCGATGGCCTCATCGCTGAGGTCGTCGTCAGGGGCGTTATTATTGTTGCGGGATGTCTGTTCCCTTTTGGTAATGCGTTCCCGGATGAATTTATTTACCAGCTGTATCAGGCCTTGCTCGTCAATTTTCAGTACCTGACTGCACTGACGGATATAGTCCTGCTGTTTGGTAAAGTCTTCCGCCTTATCAATTTTGGATATGGTTTCGGCGATTTCGTTTACCAGCTGTGATTTCTTGACGCTGTCGTTGCCGGCGTCCTTCATGCTTATCTGCAGCTTGAAGAGAACGAAGTCCTGCTTGTTTTCTTCAATGAACTCGCGGAATGCGACTGCTCCTATGCGCTGTATGTAGCTGTCCGGGTCTTCTTTTTCCGGCAGCAGCACCAGTTTTACGTTAAGGCCTTCTTCAATGGCCATATCCAGACCACGTAAGGCGGCTTTTATACCGGCAGCATCGCCATCATAGATGATGGTGAGGTTGTTGGTATATTTTTTTATCAATCGTAGCTGGTCCTGGGTAAGGGAAGTACCACTGGAGGCCACAACGTTTTCCACGCCTGCCTGGTGCAGGGAGATAACGTCTGTATAGCCTTCCACCAGCAAACATTCATTCAGCTTGTCGATGGCATGGCGTGCAAAGTAGGTCCCGTACAGGACGCGACTTTTAACGTATATCTCGTTTTCGGGAGAGTTGATGTATTTGGGCGCCTTGTCTGATTTAACGAGGATACGGGCGCCGAATCCCAATACTTTACCGGATTGGTTGTGTATGGGAAAGATAACGCGTCCGCGGTAGTTATCAGCGGGCTGTTCATTACGGATGGTGACCAGACCTGTTTTTTGCAGGTATTCCAGGTTGTAGCCTTTTGCCGTGGCTGCTTTAACGAAAGCATCGCGGGTATTGAGGCAGTAGCCCAGCTGGAATTTACGGGTCGTTTCTTCTGTGAACCCACGTTCTTCGAAATAGCTGAGGCCAACGTTCTGGCCTTCTTCGGAGTTGAAGAGGGTATCAGCAAAATATTCTTTGGCGAAACCGTTGATGATATAGAGGGAGTCGGCCAGCTGGAGTTGTTGTTTCCGTTCTGCGCTGACTTCTGTTTCTTCTACTTCGATCTGGTATCGTTGTGCGAGCCATCTCAGTGCTTCTACATAGGAGTATTTTTCATGCTCCATGACGAAGCTGATCGCGTTGCCGCTAACGCCGCAACCGAAGCATTTATAGATCTCTTTGCTGGGTGATACGGTGAAGGAAGGGGTTTTTTCGTTGTGAAAAGGGCAGTTGCCAAGATAGTTGGCACCACGCTTCTTGAGCTTAACGAACGAACCAACAATATCCACAATATCTATGCGGTTGAGAATCTGTTGTATGGTGTTCTGAGTGATCACGAATTCAAAAAATCAACTGCAAACATAAGCCAAAATGTCTATTATAATGGACATTATATTCACAGATCGCAAAGAGCTCCCGCGCTCCGCGCGGGAGAAAAAATCCCGAATGGAATCGAAACCGCAGGTTTCGATTCCATTCGGGTAAACCATTCGGGTAGCATAATTTCTTCACCTATCCGGCAAAATCTTTGCGGAAATCTAACAAAAACATAAATTTTCATAATGTTTTTCGAAGCCTTCTCTGGCCGCTGGTCTTCCTCTTGAATTTCGTTATATTTGGAGATTAACAACATAAGCCAAACAATCTTTTTTATCAGATGAAAGAAGTATATATAGTATCTGCGGTACGCACACCAATAGGTTCATTCAACGGCGGTTTATCCGGTGTTTCAGCTACTAAGCTGGGTTCTACGGTAATTAAAGCAGCGTTGGAAAAGGCAGGTGTTGCCGGAGATCAGGTAAACGAAGTATATATGGGTAATGTGCTCAGTGCTAACCTGGGACAGGCGCCGGCAACGCAGGCTAGTCTGGGTGCGGGTTTGCCGGACACGATCCCTGCTACCACCATTAACAAGGTATGTGCTTCCGGTATGAAAGCGATTATGCTGGGGGCGCAAAGCATTATGCTGGGCGACAACGACGTAGTTGTTGCCGGTGGCATGGAAAGTATGAGCCAGGCTCCTTATTACCTGGATAAAGCCCGTACTGGTTACAGACTGGGACATGGCAATATCATCGACGGTATTATCCGTGATGGTTTGTGGGATCCTTATAAAGATTACCACATGGGTAATGCAGCGGAGCTTTGTGCTACAGAATATCACATCACCCGTGAAGACCAGGATGCATACGCTACGCAGAGTTATAAGCGTGCGGCAGCTGCCTGGGAAAAGGGTTACTATAAATCAGAAGTTATTCCGGTAGAGATTCCTGGCAAACAGGTTGTCACTGTTTCGGAAGATGAGGATTATAAAAAGGTAATTTTTGAGAAGATGCCTTCTTTGAAGCCTTCCTTCCAGAAAGACGGCACTATTACGGCGGCGAATGCCTCCAATATTAATGATGGTGCAGCTGCAGTGGTGCTGATGAGCGGTGAAAAGGTGAAGGAGCTGGGGCTGAAGCCGCTGGCTAAGATCATCAGCTTTGCAGATGCTTCTCAGGCGCCGGAGTGGTTTACCACTACGCCGGTGAAGGCCATCAACAATGCGTTGAAAAAGGCCAATCTGAAAATCACTGACATGGACTTTGCAGAGGTCAACGAAGCATTTTCCTGTGTACCTATTGCTAACGCCAAAGATCTGGCATTACCGATGGAAAAGGTGAATGTATGGGGCGGTGCAGTGGCGATGGGCCATCCTATTGGTTGCAGCGGTGCCCGTATTGTGGTGACGCTCAATTCCATCCTTCACCAGGAAAATGGCCGTTACGGTGTAGCGGGTATTTGTAATGGTGGTGGTGGTGCCAGCGCAATTATTATTGAAAAAGTTTAGAAGCAATATTTTAATTATTGAGTGACCTGCCCGTTTCCGGGCAGGTTTTTTTATGCCTGCCAGAATGATAATTTGAGGATCATTTTGATACCCAAATTATCATATAAATAATTGAATTATAATCACAAACGATTAACAAAAATATTTTTTGTGATGTTATATTTTTGACTACTTTTGAATTACTAAAATATTTAGCAAATGGAAAAAAAATTAATCGAAGTTGTAGTCAATGAAAATGGTTTTGTTGACTGGCGAGCAACTGAACTGGAAGAACAAAGAAAACTCAGAGAATTTCTTGAGTGCCGTGACGCTCAAATTGAATTAGATCCTTCAATAGGTTTGAGGGACTTAATTCGTGCGGGCATTATGGACGAGAATGCAAATTTTACTGAGCCTTACAAATCTTTAAACCAATTTAAAAGAAAATGAAAGTAATGACAGGTTTTCATGGATGCGATGCATCCACGCTTACAGCAGTTCTTGCTGGAGAAACAAATTTGCGCCCAAGTACAAACAGGTACGACTGGTTGGGACATGGAATTTATTTTTGGGAAGGTAGCCCTAAATCTGCACTTAGTTATGCAAAGGGTATTCAGAGTCAACCACACCGTGGTCGTGGCCTGATAACGAAACCTGCAGTTTTGGGAGCTATTTTGGACTTGGGTCGTTGTTTGGATCTTACAGATCCAATGAGCCTGGGAATCGTGAAAGACGCATATCTCAGACTTACAAAGATTGCCGAAAAGTACAATTTTTCTCTACCTAAAAATTTTAGTCCTGTTGGTAGTGATGTTGATAATGTTTTACGTGAGTTGGATTGTGCAGTTTTTAGTTCACTGCATGTCTATTATGAGGAAATTGGTGTAAAAGGATTTGACGCAATTCGTGCTCCTTTTTTAGAAGGCAAGCCGATATATCCAGGTTTAGGTTTTAGGGAGAAAACTCATATTCAGATTTGTATTAGAAATCCCCATTGTATCCAGGGCTACTTTAATGCACTTGATCCTCTTAATTTAGAGTATTATAAGTTGTCTGAATACTAACCCGGTTTCCCCCATCCCTTCGATTATTATTGCAGATACCCTTGTTTTAATGAAATGACGGTATCAATAGCATGAGTACCACCCACTGATAAAGTACCACCCTTTGAAGTAACTAACTGTATCCTGACACTGTCGTTACCCCTTTTTGTAAGTTTAATACCCTGCGGAGCCGCCTTTGGATCAATAATCTCCGGTGTCACCTTCTCGAAAAACCAATATTTATCTTCCACCATACTATAAACAGGATAGCGGGTAAGAATGCCTGTGGATTTTGTCTGGATGGCAAAGTCGTCATCGATTTTATACCGGTGATAGTCGCTGTCGCCATAGATGCTGAGTGCTACCAGGATGGTGAGCGTTCTGGTAAATGGTAGTATAAGCCCAATTAATAATACAAACGGAAAGGCAAATAATCCTGCCAGGTAATAATACCGGGCATTGATTTCCGGTTTGGAAATTCCATAAAGGAACAGTCCGCTTGCGGCATATAAGGTCAGGATGACGCGGTCTGTCTGGGCACCTTTGAAGCCATAGCCATTGATCATGAGCAGGAGGCTGAGTGCCGCCAGTACCATGAGAACGATGTGGATATTCCAGGTTAATAGCTCCAGTACAGGGAACTTAACGTGTTTTATACGAAAAGAAATGGCTGCTAAATAGGCCAGACTAAGGATCGTGATGGTTATCATCTGATCGGGTATGAAATCTAATTAAATACGAAAATATAAATATATGAAATATTTGATTTGTGTTACCTCCTTTTTTTTCCTTTGCTTTTTCATGAACAAACGATATTTTTGCCCTGCCTTGGATGAAACCGGGCAAATTAACTTTCAAACTTTATTAAGATTAGCATGCGTCAGATAGCTTTCAGACAAGCCTTAAGAGAAGCCCTGCAGGAGGAATTTCGCCGTGATGAACGGGTTTTCATAATGGGGGAGGAAGTAGCCGAATACAATGGTGCTTATAAAGTGAGCCAGGGAATGCTGGATGAGTTTGGTCCAAGACGTGTTATCGACACGCCAATTGCTGAACTCGGATTCGCTGCCATCGGTGTTGGTGCTGCACAGAACGGTCTCCGTCCGGTAGTTGAATTTATGACCTGGAACTTTGCTGTACTGGCTCTGGATCAGATCCTCAATACTGCTTCAAAAATGCTGGCAATGAGTGGTGGCCAGGTTGGTTGCCCTATCGTTTTCCGCGGCCCTAACGGTTCCGCTGGTCAGCTGGGTGCACAACACTCTACTGCTTTTGAAAGCTATTATGCCAATATACCAGGCCTGAAAGTAGTATCCGTATCTAACCCATACGATGCGAAAGGTCTCCTTAAAGCTGCCATCCGCGACGACGATCCGGTTATTTTCATGGAATCTGAGCAGATGTACGGTGATATGGGTGAAGTTCCTGAAGAGGAATATATCATCCCTATCGGTAAAGCTGATATCAAACGTGCCGGTAAAGACGTTACCATCGTTTCTTTCAACAAAATGATGAAAGTAGCACTCGGCGCCGCTGAAGAACTGGCTAAAGAAGGTATCGAAGCAGAAGTAATCGACCTCCGTACCATCCGTCCGCTGGACTGGTTCACCATCCTGGAATCAGTGAAGAAAACCAACCGCCTGGTAATTGTTGAAGAGCAATGGCCATTCGCAAGTATTTCTTCTGAAATCACTTACCGTATCCAGAAAGAAGGTTTCGACTACCTGGATGCTCCTATCCGTCGTATCACTGCTGTTGATGCGCCTATGCACTACGCTCCGAACCTGGTTAAACTGTACCTCCCTGATATTGAGCGTACCGTGAAACTGGTGAAAGAAGTAATGTACATGAAAAAGTAATCTCAACTTCTTCTATATAACGAAGGCCTGTCCGCAAGGACAGGCCTTTCTTATTTTATACCGGGGTGCGGGGTTTTCCGGGACACCTACGGTGTCCCGGAAAACCCCGCAATCAAAAAGGGCCACCGTCGGTGGCCCTTTTTGATTGCGGATTCGCAAAAATCTTCTATTTAAATAAATCTGAACTCAGGTATCTATCTCCTCTATCACAAATAATACACACAATAACACCACTTTTAAGCTCTTGAGAAACCCTCACAGCGGCTGCTACAGCCCCACCACTACTCATGCCGCAGAACACCGCTTCTTCCCGCGCCAGACGCTTTGTCATTTCCCTGGCTTCTGCTTCCGTAACATCCATAATCCTGTCTATCCTGGAACGATCAAAAATCTTAGGAAGATAGGCTTCCGGCCATTTGCGGATACCAGGGATCTTGCTGCCGTCGGTAGGCTGACAACCAACGATCTGCACATCCGGCTTTACTTCCTTCAGGAATTTGGAGACACCCATAATAGTGCCGGTAGTACCCATCGCACTCACAAAATGAGTGACCCTGCTCTGGGTATCACGCCAGATTTCGGGACCGGTTGTACGATAGTGCATCATATAGTTGTCCGGATTGGCGAATTGATTCAGCATCATATAACCACCCTTCTCCAGCTGTGCATTGGCATAGTCGATAGAACCTTCCATCGACTGCTCTTTAGGGGTAAGCGTCACTTTGGCACCATAGGCTTCCATCGTTAAAACACGCTCCTGTGTGGCATCTGACGGCATGACGATTTCTATCTCAATACCAAAGAGGTTGGCAATCATCGCCAGCGCAATACCCGTATTGCCACTGGTGGCTTCAATCAGCTTCATGCCAGGTTTCAGTTCGCCTCTGTCGAGCGCTCCCTTGATCATCCCATAGGCGGCACGATCTTTTACACTGCCACCGGGATTATTACCCTCCAGCTTTCCGTAAATGGTAACATTGGGGTTTACGGAGATCTTTTTAAGTTCCACCAGCGGGGTATTGCCCACCAGATCTAATATTGTAGCCATTTTATAGAATTAGAGTTCTGTTAATCTGTGTTCTGCCTTGTAATAAATACGGGAGAATGGCTCCACACTCTTAATCAGCCATACGTTACCACCAATGATGCTGTGATGCCCTACCACGGTGTCGCCGCCAAGTATGGTGGCGCCGGCATAAATAATCGTATGCTCTTCGATAGTGGGATGGCGCTTGTTGTGGGCCATCTCCTTATCTACGCTCAACGCGCCCAGGGTAACGCCCTGGTATATCTTTACGTGTGGCCCGATGACAGTAGTTTCACCAATGACCACACCGGTGCCGTGATCTATACAGAACCATGGTGCAATGACCGCTCCCGGATGAATATCAATACCGGTGCGGGCATGCGCCAGCTCCGTGATCATACGGGGAAGTAATGGAATATGCAATTTATGGAGGATGTGTGCGATCCGGTAGAATGCGACTGCATAAAATCCCGGATAGGCACGGATAACTTCGTATAAACAGGTGGCAGCGGGGTCGCCTTGTAACATGGCATCCGCGTCTTTGGTCAGTTCTTCATACATACCAGGAACGCGTTGCATGAAGTTCCTGCTGATGTCCCTGGCGCTGGCCGGCAACTGATGCTGCATTGGCTGCAGCAGGTGTTCCAGCTGCACTTCCAGCCTATGCCCATATTCTTCCAGTATGACAAGGTCTGCC
This window of the Chitinophaga sp. Cy-1792 genome carries:
- a CDS encoding pyruvate dehydrogenase complex E1 component subunit beta: MRQIAFRQALREALQEEFRRDERVFIMGEEVAEYNGAYKVSQGMLDEFGPRRVIDTPIAELGFAAIGVGAAQNGLRPVVEFMTWNFAVLALDQILNTASKMLAMSGGQVGCPIVFRGPNGSAGQLGAQHSTAFESYYANIPGLKVVSVSNPYDAKGLLKAAIRDDDPVIFMESEQMYGDMGEVPEEEYIIPIGKADIKRAGKDVTIVSFNKMMKVALGAAEELAKEGIEAEVIDLRTIRPLDWFTILESVKKTNRLVIVEEQWPFASISSEITYRIQKEGFDYLDAPIRRITAVDAPMHYAPNLVKLYLPDIERTVKLVKEVMYMKK
- the cysM gene encoding cysteine synthase CysM, whose product is MATILDLVGNTPLVELKKISVNPNVTIYGKLEGNNPGGSVKDRAAYGMIKGALDRGELKPGMKLIEATSGNTGIALAMIANLFGIEIEIVMPSDATQERVLTMEAYGAKVTLTPKEQSMEGSIDYANAQLEKGGYMMLNQFANPDNYMMHYRTTGPEIWRDTQSRVTHFVSAMGTTGTIMGVSKFLKEVKPDVQIVGCQPTDGSKIPGIRKWPEAYLPKIFDRSRIDRIMDVTEAEAREMTKRLAREEAVFCGMSSGGAVAAAVRVSQELKSGVIVCIICDRGDRYLSSDLFK
- a CDS encoding acetyl-CoA C-acyltransferase, whose protein sequence is MKEVYIVSAVRTPIGSFNGGLSGVSATKLGSTVIKAALEKAGVAGDQVNEVYMGNVLSANLGQAPATQASLGAGLPDTIPATTINKVCASGMKAIMLGAQSIMLGDNDVVVAGGMESMSQAPYYLDKARTGYRLGHGNIIDGIIRDGLWDPYKDYHMGNAAELCATEYHITREDQDAYATQSYKRAAAAWEKGYYKSEVIPVEIPGKQVVTVSEDEDYKKVIFEKMPSLKPSFQKDGTITAANASNINDGAAAVVLMSGEKVKELGLKPLAKIISFADASQAPEWFTTTPVKAINNALKKANLKITDMDFAEVNEAFSCVPIANAKDLALPMEKVNVWGGAVAMGHPIGCSGARIVVTLNSILHQENGRYGVAGICNGGGGASAIIIEKV
- the dnaG gene encoding DNA primase, giving the protein MITQNTIQQILNRIDIVDIVGSFVKLKKRGANYLGNCPFHNEKTPSFTVSPSKEIYKCFGCGVSGNAISFVMEHEKYSYVEALRWLAQRYQIEVEETEVSAERKQQLQLADSLYIINGFAKEYFADTLFNSEEGQNVGLSYFEERGFTEETTRKFQLGYCLNTRDAFVKAATAKGYNLEYLQKTGLVTIRNEQPADNYRGRVIFPIHNQSGKVLGFGARILVKSDKAPKYINSPENEIYVKSRVLYGTYFARHAIDKLNECLLVEGYTDVISLHQAGVENVVASSGTSLTQDQLRLIKKYTNNLTIIYDGDAAGIKAALRGLDMAIEEGLNVKLVLLPEKEDPDSYIQRIGAVAFREFIEENKQDFVLFKLQISMKDAGNDSVKKSQLVNEIAETISKIDKAEDFTKQQDYIRQCSQVLKIDEQGLIQLVNKFIRERITKREQTSRNNNNAPDDDLSDEAIAAMEAMAEAEAGYTAENLFNKDEKQEKELVKILLRFGDKPFSDEAQNTVADYVFHLPYDFESLVDSELVKRILREYKRIYDEGNIPDKKWFLYHEDQDLSKNIALILEDREADLSLNWKERFEIDTVYGDNAYLKDTISTSNYLILRKIKKMLVENQEEAGRLSDYEEIKRCMELHQHLKQLEKELTQGLGTVIFK
- a CDS encoding thymidylate synthase encodes the protein MDQYLSLLQHIIDQGVVKTDRTGTGTTSVFGYQMRFNLQEGFPVVTTKKLHLKSIIYELLWFLKGDTNIAYLKEHGVSIWDEWANADGDLGPVYGKQWRSWESHDGKVIDQITEAVNTIKKNPDSRRIIVNAWNVGDLPDMALSPCHCLFQFYVTPPDTAKGETRGKLSCQLYQRSADVFLGVPFNIASYALLTMMMAQVCDLDAGDFVHTFGDVHLYSNHMEQAQLQLTRQPFPLPTMKINPDVKDIFAFKFEDFELQNYQFHPAIKAPVAV
- a CDS encoding serine O-acetyltransferase, which translates into the protein MNDFLDELNRRHQQAAANAYPSTGAVNEFASNLLNWLFPEHTGQVMADLVILEEYGHRLEVQLEHLLQPMQHQLPASARDISRNFMQRVPGMYEELTKDADAMLQGDPAATCLYEVIRAYPGFYAVAFYRIAHILHKLHIPLLPRMITELAHARTGIDIHPGAVIAPWFCIDHGTGVVIGETTVIGPHVKIYQGVTLGALSVDKEMAHNKRHPTIEEHTIIYAGATILGGDTVVGHHSIIGGNVWLIKSVEPFSRIYYKAEHRLTEL
- a CDS encoding dihydrofolate reductase, with the protein product MKTISIIVAAAENNAIGINNQLPWRLPDDLKYFKNTTTGKPIIMGRKTFESLGKPLPNRPNIVITRQPDYEPQGVIVVDSLQAALDSANTFEGSELFITGGAQIFDIAMPLVQRIYLTRVYAVVEGDAFFPEIDGNIWKLVSEDRREADEKNQYPFAFQIWERR